A section of the Salmo trutta chromosome 4, fSalTru1.1, whole genome shotgun sequence genome encodes:
- the LOC115192349 gene encoding regulator of G-protein signaling 21-like isoform X2, with translation MDRKAPKPPNDEVVSWRQSLKKLLECKTGQLAFREFLKTEYSEENILFWLVCEEYKTITSNTEMAEAAKRIYTEFVQVDAPRQINIDCETRQEITNSMSQPTLSCFDKAQRVIYKLMKKDSYPRFLKSEIYQALLEPSDAS, from the exons ATGGACAGGAA GGCCCCCAAGCCCCCAAACGATGAAGTCGTGTCATGGCGACAGTCCCTCAAAAAACTTCTGGAGTGTAAAA CAGGGCAGCTGGCCTTCAGAGAGTTCCTGAAGACAGAGTACAGCGAGGAGAACATCTTGTTCTGGCTGGTCTGTGAGGAGTACAAGACCATCACCTCCAACACTGAGATGGCTGAAGCAGCGAAAAGAATCTACACAGAGTTTGTACAGGTCGACGCCCCCAGACAG ATAAACATCGACTGTGAGACCAGGCAGGAGATTACAAACAGCATGTCTCAGCCGACCCTAAGCTGCTTCGACAAGGCACAGAGAGTGATATACAAGCTGATGAAAAAGGACAGTTATCCCAGATTCCTGAAATCTGAAATCTATCAGGCTCTTTTAGAACCATCAGACGCCAGCTGA
- the LOC115192349 gene encoding regulator of G-protein signaling 21-like isoform X1 encodes MDRKLFCCFCRAPKPPNDEVVSWRQSLKKLLECKTGQLAFREFLKTEYSEENILFWLVCEEYKTITSNTEMAEAAKRIYTEFVQVDAPRQINIDCETRQEITNSMSQPTLSCFDKAQRVIYKLMKKDSYPRFLKSEIYQALLEPSDAS; translated from the exons ATGGACAGGAA GCTTTTTTGTTGTTTCTGTAGGGCCCCCAAGCCCCCAAACGATGAAGTCGTGTCATGGCGACAGTCCCTCAAAAAACTTCTGGAGTGTAAAA CAGGGCAGCTGGCCTTCAGAGAGTTCCTGAAGACAGAGTACAGCGAGGAGAACATCTTGTTCTGGCTGGTCTGTGAGGAGTACAAGACCATCACCTCCAACACTGAGATGGCTGAAGCAGCGAAAAGAATCTACACAGAGTTTGTACAGGTCGACGCCCCCAGACAG ATAAACATCGACTGTGAGACCAGGCAGGAGATTACAAACAGCATGTCTCAGCCGACCCTAAGCTGCTTCGACAAGGCACAGAGAGTGATATACAAGCTGATGAAAAAGGACAGTTATCCCAGATTCCTGAAATCTGAAATCTATCAGGCTCTTTTAGAACCATCAGACGCCAGCTGA